Proteins encoded together in one Streptomyces umbrinus window:
- a CDS encoding shikimate dehydrogenase gives MVKDSYLVGLIGAGIGPSLSPALHEREADRQGLRYLYRLIDIDALGVGPEAVGDLVSAARDLGFDGLNITHPCKQLVIEHLDALAPQAEALGAVNTVVFDAGRAVGHNTDVTGFAASFARGLPDAPLERVVQLGAGGAGAAVAHAMLTLGAGHVTVVDALPDRSADLAASLNAHFGAGRAAAAGPERLAALLGGADGIVHATPTGMAAHPGLPLPGELLHPGLWVAEVVYRPLETELLRAARGVGCAVLDGGGMAVFQAADAFRLFTGREPDASRMLADIAELAGAAGAAGAAGARS, from the coding sequence CTGGTCAAGGACTCGTATCTCGTCGGACTGATCGGCGCCGGGATCGGCCCGTCGCTCAGCCCGGCACTGCACGAGCGGGAGGCCGACCGGCAGGGCCTGCGCTATCTGTACCGGCTGATCGACATCGACGCGCTCGGCGTCGGGCCGGAGGCGGTGGGGGATCTGGTGAGCGCCGCCCGCGACCTGGGCTTCGACGGGCTGAACATCACACATCCCTGCAAGCAGCTCGTCATCGAGCATCTGGACGCGCTCGCTCCGCAGGCCGAGGCGCTCGGCGCGGTGAACACCGTCGTGTTCGACGCTGGCCGTGCGGTCGGGCACAACACCGATGTCACCGGGTTCGCCGCCTCGTTCGCCCGCGGGCTGCCGGATGCCCCGCTGGAGCGGGTCGTGCAGTTGGGCGCGGGGGGAGCGGGGGCGGCCGTCGCGCACGCCATGCTCACGCTCGGGGCCGGGCACGTCACCGTCGTGGACGCCCTGCCTGACCGGTCGGCCGACCTCGCCGCCTCGCTGAACGCCCACTTCGGTGCGGGGCGGGCCGCTGCCGCGGGCCCGGAGCGGTTGGCGGCGCTGCTCGGCGGTGCGGACGGCATCGTGCATGCCACGCCGACGGGGATGGCCGCGCATCCGGGGCTGCCGCTTCCCGGTGAGTTGCTGCATCCCGGGTTGTGGGTGGCCGAGGTCGTGTACCGGCCGTTGGAGACCGAGTTGTTGCGTGCCGCTCGGGGGGTGGGGTGTGCGGTGCTCGATGGTGGGGGGATGGCTGTTTTCCAGGCTGCGGATGCGTTTCGGCTCTTCACGGGGCGGGAGCCGGACGCTTCGCGGATGTTGGCGGACATCGCGGAGCTGGCCGGAGCGGCCGGGGCTGCCGGGGCTGCCGGGGCGCGGAGTTGA
- a CDS encoding TetR/AcrR family transcriptional regulator, translating to MTSVEEPARPNGRIRDAARTQAEILDVATHEFARAGYDGARVDEIAARTRTTKRMIYYYFGGKDQLFTAVLERAYSVIREAEQGLDVEHLDPVAAIRRLAELTFDHHEAHPDFIRLVSIENIHGAEHVAASEKLGKIGSPALDVIRRILESGQESGLFTADVDAVDLHAMISSFCFFRVANRHTFGALFGRDLVAPAQREHYRNMLGDMVIAYLTADRSAD from the coding sequence ATGACCAGCGTCGAAGAACCGGCACGACCGAACGGGCGCATCCGTGACGCCGCCCGCACCCAGGCCGAGATCCTCGACGTCGCCACGCACGAGTTCGCCAGGGCCGGTTACGACGGGGCCCGGGTCGACGAGATCGCCGCCCGGACCCGGACCACGAAGCGGATGATCTACTACTACTTCGGCGGCAAGGACCAGCTCTTCACCGCCGTACTCGAGCGCGCGTACAGCGTCATCCGCGAGGCCGAGCAGGGGCTCGACGTGGAGCACCTGGACCCCGTCGCGGCGATCCGGCGGCTGGCCGAGCTGACCTTCGACCACCACGAGGCGCACCCCGACTTCATCCGCCTGGTCAGCATCGAGAACATTCACGGGGCCGAACACGTCGCCGCCTCCGAGAAGCTCGGCAAGATCGGCTCGCCCGCCCTGGACGTGATCCGCCGCATCCTGGAGTCGGGGCAGGAATCGGGTCTCTTCACGGCCGACGTGGACGCCGTCGACCTGCACGCGATGATCAGTTCGTTCTGCTTCTTCCGGGTCGCCAACCGGCACACGTTCGGCGCCCTGTTCGGCCGCGACCTGGTCGCCCCCGCCCAGCGCGAGCACTACCGGAACATGCTGGGCGACATGGTCATCGCCTATCTGACGGCGGACCGCTCGGCGGACTGA